In Corynebacterium ulcerans, one genomic interval encodes:
- a CDS encoding class I SAM-dependent DNA methyltransferase — MPTWKDMTTRNPEHSRNYAARWDNLAAAGNDIVGEARLIDAMAQRGARILDAGCGQGRIGGYLSERGHTVVGVDIDDYLISQARLNYPHATWHVTDLGCETIPDNGFELVVCAGNVMTFIAPENRADALKNIYDATAVGGRCVLGFGAGRGYIFPHFFEDLRAAGFSIDANFESWDLRPFSEESTFLVSIVSKN, encoded by the coding sequence ATGCCAACTTGGAAAGACATGACTACGCGTAATCCTGAGCACTCTCGCAACTATGCGGCTAGATGGGATAACTTAGCTGCTGCAGGAAACGACATCGTAGGTGAAGCTCGGCTTATCGACGCCATGGCGCAACGAGGAGCTCGTATTTTGGACGCCGGTTGTGGTCAAGGAAGAATTGGCGGCTATCTTTCCGAACGTGGGCATACGGTAGTTGGTGTAGATATCGACGACTACCTTATCAGCCAAGCGCGTCTGAATTATCCTCACGCTACCTGGCATGTCACTGACCTGGGCTGCGAAACCATCCCTGATAATGGGTTTGAACTCGTGGTATGCGCTGGAAATGTAATGACATTTATAGCTCCGGAGAATCGCGCAGATGCTCTGAAGAACATCTATGATGCGACGGCCGTGGGCGGTCGATGCGTCTTGGGCTTTGGTGCAGGCCGCGGATATATCTTCCCGCACTTTTTTGAAGATCTTCGTGCTGCCGGTTTTAGCATCGACGCTAACTTTGAATCATGGGATCTACGGCCATTTTCGGAAGAATCCACATTTTTGGTTTCGATTGTGAGTAAAAACTAA
- a CDS encoding magnesium and cobalt transport protein CorA translates to MPAMRPRRVHQFPPHRSAMPVEEITDHCRVYVDGNLQTAALTHNEALRKVKELNENGHHAFVWLSVEEPTQAHMIQLAEDFDIHELIVEDAVAAHQRPKVERYDDQLFIVVRSVVYRDHETVDDASDIINTGEVQMLVSDDFIITIRHKTKLPLLDARLDAPDEVNAYGPMGIAWAWSDHLVDNYIRIVGELSQDVDELEEEVFTPGSTFNIEQIYMLKREILEMRHSVDPLDPAFRLMIGANKDMINKQLRSYLRDVLDHIMVVKDQVISFDERLSALIDAGVAKITLQQNSDMRAISAYVGMAAVPTLIAGVYGMNFEHMPELGSRYGYYIVIAVMIGIVTWLWWYFKKMRWLEK, encoded by the coding sequence ATGCCCGCAATGAGGCCACGCAGAGTCCACCAGTTTCCGCCACACCGGTCCGCTATGCCAGTAGAAGAAATTACTGACCACTGCCGGGTATACGTTGATGGAAACCTGCAGACAGCTGCGTTAACGCACAATGAGGCACTCCGTAAGGTAAAAGAGCTCAATGAAAACGGTCACCATGCCTTTGTGTGGCTTTCTGTTGAGGAACCCACGCAGGCCCACATGATCCAGCTAGCTGAGGACTTTGATATCCATGAGCTGATCGTTGAGGATGCTGTTGCAGCTCATCAGCGGCCAAAAGTCGAACGCTACGATGACCAACTTTTTATTGTGGTCCGGTCCGTTGTTTATCGTGATCATGAAACTGTCGATGATGCCTCCGATATCATCAACACTGGCGAGGTCCAGATGCTCGTCAGCGACGACTTCATCATCACTATCCGACATAAAACAAAGCTGCCGCTTCTCGACGCTCGGCTCGACGCGCCTGACGAGGTTAACGCTTATGGGCCGATGGGCATTGCGTGGGCCTGGTCCGATCACTTAGTGGATAACTACATCCGCATTGTCGGTGAACTTAGTCAAGACGTGGATGAGTTAGAAGAAGAAGTCTTTACTCCCGGCAGTACCTTTAACATCGAACAGATTTATATGCTCAAGAGGGAGATCCTCGAGATGCGACATTCTGTGGATCCTTTAGACCCGGCTTTCCGTTTGATGATCGGCGCTAATAAAGACATGATCAACAAGCAGCTTCGATCCTATTTGCGCGATGTCTTAGACCACATCATGGTGGTCAAGGATCAGGTTATTAGCTTTGACGAGCGCCTCTCTGCACTTATCGATGCAGGCGTGGCCAAGATTACGCTCCAGCAGAACTCTGACATGCGAGCCATCTCTGCTTATGTGGGTATGGCGGCTGTCCCCACGCTGATAGCCGGCGTTTATGGAATGAACTTTGAGCACATGCCTGAATTAGGTTCTCGGTACGGCTACTACATAGTCATCGCCGTCATGATAGGTATTGTGACGTGGTTGTGGTGGTACTTCAAGAAGATGCGTTGGCTAGAAAAATAA
- a CDS encoding PaaI family thioesterase gives MGNGTKMLEMLKGLNQCGLSIEQLDEFNSLSEGFSKTLGLRFTEITPQSVKAELPVSDAHLQVSGMVNGGVYSSLAETVGSVAGVIAANGKLVVGANCTTDFLGTVSAGVIDVDAHVIHPGRTSQLIGIDLYHRHKLVARATLRTIVITPQPEAPKKDKFNISAD, from the coding sequence ATGGGCAACGGAACAAAAATGCTGGAAATGCTCAAGGGACTCAACCAGTGCGGTTTGAGCATTGAGCAGCTTGATGAATTTAATTCTCTCAGCGAGGGTTTCAGCAAAACACTCGGGCTACGTTTTACAGAAATAACGCCGCAGTCGGTGAAAGCAGAGCTACCGGTCAGTGATGCTCACTTGCAGGTTTCTGGGATGGTCAACGGAGGAGTCTATTCGTCGCTAGCGGAAACTGTCGGGTCGGTAGCTGGAGTTATTGCGGCTAACGGGAAACTCGTTGTCGGAGCTAATTGCACGACTGATTTTCTGGGAACAGTAAGCGCAGGGGTCATTGATGTGGATGCACACGTCATCCACCCAGGACGTACCAGCCAATTGATAGGGATTGACCTGTATCACCGGCACAAGCTGGTGGCGCGGGCGACTCTTCGCACAATTGTTATCACGCCACAGCCTGAAGCCCCCAAGAAAGACAAGTTCAATATCAGCGCAGACTGA
- a CDS encoding NAD(P)/FAD-dependent oxidoreductase: protein MSDKPFRPEGGRHHVVVIGSGFGGLFAVQNLKDADVDITLIDRTNHHLFQPLLYQVATGILSSGEIAPQTRQVLLKQDNVNVVKAEVTDINTSAKTVSASLGEYSKTIEYDSLIVAAGAGQSYFGNDHFAQYAPGMKTIDDALELRARILGAFERAEICDDPAERDRLLTFVIVGAGPTGVELAGQLAEMAHRTLAGEYTRFNPANAKIILLDGAPQVLPPFGKRLGRNAQRELEKIGVTVKLNAIVTDVDENSVTYKSTTDDSTHTINSFCKIWSAGVAASPLGKVLADQLGVEVDRAGRVPVNPDLSVGSEKNVFVIGDMMSLNNLPGVAQTAIQGGAYVAEQIAAEVEGRSADEREPFEYYDKGSMATVSRFNAVVKLGKVEVTGFIGWIMWLCVHLMFLVGFRNRATAAFSWGINALSRKRWNLATTRQQLHARGALAEQDKAQKPAKD, encoded by the coding sequence ATGTCTGACAAACCATTTCGCCCTGAAGGCGGCCGCCATCACGTCGTCGTGATTGGCTCCGGCTTCGGTGGTCTATTCGCGGTCCAGAACCTCAAGGATGCTGACGTCGATATCACCTTGATCGACCGGACAAACCACCACCTTTTCCAGCCGCTGCTCTACCAAGTAGCAACCGGCATCCTTTCCTCGGGTGAAATTGCCCCCCAGACGCGTCAGGTCCTGCTCAAACAAGACAATGTCAACGTTGTCAAAGCCGAAGTCACCGACATTAATACCTCGGCTAAGACAGTGTCTGCATCACTTGGCGAGTACTCCAAGACCATCGAATACGATTCCCTGATCGTGGCCGCCGGCGCAGGGCAGTCCTACTTTGGAAATGATCACTTCGCACAGTATGCCCCAGGTATGAAGACGATTGACGATGCCCTTGAGCTGCGTGCGCGTATCCTCGGAGCATTCGAGCGTGCAGAGATTTGCGATGATCCTGCCGAGCGGGACCGTCTTCTCACCTTCGTGATCGTTGGTGCAGGTCCCACAGGTGTTGAGTTGGCAGGTCAGCTCGCAGAGATGGCGCACCGCACGTTGGCAGGCGAATACACTCGCTTCAACCCTGCCAATGCGAAGATCATCCTCCTCGATGGCGCACCTCAGGTTTTGCCACCTTTTGGCAAGCGTCTGGGACGTAACGCTCAGCGCGAACTCGAAAAGATTGGTGTGACAGTCAAGCTCAACGCCATCGTCACCGACGTTGACGAAAACTCAGTCACCTATAAATCCACAACAGATGACTCCACTCACACCATCAACTCTTTCTGCAAGATTTGGTCTGCTGGTGTCGCTGCATCCCCGTTGGGCAAGGTTCTTGCCGATCAGCTCGGAGTGGAAGTTGATCGCGCTGGACGCGTCCCTGTTAACCCGGATCTCTCCGTAGGCAGCGAGAAAAATGTCTTTGTTATCGGTGACATGATGTCGCTGAATAACCTTCCCGGCGTCGCGCAAACTGCTATTCAGGGTGGCGCGTATGTTGCAGAACAGATCGCAGCCGAGGTTGAAGGACGCAGCGCCGACGAGCGCGAGCCGTTTGAATATTACGATAAAGGCTCCATGGCTACCGTCTCCAGGTTCAATGCCGTGGTCAAACTCGGAAAAGTTGAGGTCACAGGGTTCATCGGGTGGATCATGTGGCTCTGCGTCCACCTCATGTTCCTCGTCGGTTTCCGCAACCGCGCAACTGCAGCATTCTCATGGGGAATCAACGCACTGTCGCGTAAGCGCTGGAACTTGGCAACCACTCGCCAACAACTACATGCGCGTGGTGCGCTTGCAGAGCAGGATAAAGCACAGAAACCTGCTAAAGATTAG
- a CDS encoding bile acid:sodium symporter family protein, producing the protein MSMLDSHEHVDNERGGAAAEERSAKVAVICFPLVILVGAVIAYLSPETFVGFKPLVNPMLMLIMFSMGLTITLPDLGEVARRPLPIIAGVACQFIVMPVSALLISRALGFNEAITFGLILLGSVPGGTASNVIAYLAKGDVALSVAMTSVSTLVSPLATPALMVLLTGRSAELNAAGMTISLLKVVLVPVLAGLALRWLAGKVVDRILPALPWISIAVIGFVMVIVVSGARDKLAVVGLVVVAGVALQNVIGFVFGYVSAKLLKEDEPACRTTSIEVATQNSGLAAAMSAQFYSAEAALPGAIAAMYANVSGAIFAAIMRHRHRAV; encoded by the coding sequence ATGTCAATGCTCGATAGCCACGAACATGTGGACAACGAACGTGGGGGAGCTGCGGCAGAGGAACGCTCGGCAAAGGTGGCAGTAATATGTTTCCCGCTGGTGATCCTTGTAGGGGCGGTGATCGCATATCTTTCCCCGGAAACGTTTGTAGGTTTTAAGCCTTTGGTCAATCCCATGCTTATGCTGATCATGTTTTCTATGGGACTGACCATTACGTTGCCGGATTTGGGTGAGGTGGCACGTAGACCGTTGCCGATTATCGCGGGTGTGGCATGCCAATTTATTGTGATGCCAGTATCGGCGTTGTTAATTTCCCGCGCATTGGGCTTTAATGAGGCCATCACCTTTGGGCTTATTTTATTGGGATCTGTGCCAGGTGGAACGGCTTCTAATGTGATCGCGTATCTGGCAAAGGGGGATGTTGCACTTTCTGTTGCAATGACTTCAGTATCCACGTTGGTTTCACCTTTAGCCACGCCCGCATTGATGGTGCTTTTGACTGGGCGCAGCGCGGAGCTTAATGCCGCGGGGATGACTATTAGCTTGTTAAAGGTTGTTCTGGTGCCAGTCCTCGCAGGACTTGCACTGAGGTGGCTGGCGGGCAAGGTTGTTGATCGAATCCTGCCAGCTCTTCCGTGGATTTCCATTGCTGTCATCGGATTTGTCATGGTGATTGTGGTGTCTGGGGCGCGAGATAAGTTGGCAGTGGTTGGCCTTGTTGTGGTTGCAGGTGTGGCGCTTCAGAACGTCATTGGTTTTGTCTTTGGTTATGTGAGCGCAAAGCTTCTTAAAGAAGATGAGCCTGCATGTCGGACAACGTCTATCGAGGTAGCCACGCAGAATTCGGGTCTTGCTGCTGCAATGTCCGCTCAGTTTTATTCTGCTGAGGCGGCATTGCCGGGCGCGATCGCAGCAATGTATGCGAATGTGTCTGGTGCTATTTTTGCGGCCATCATGCGACATCGTCATCGAGCAGTCTAG
- a CDS encoding FAD-binding and (Fe-S)-binding domain-containing protein yields the protein MKKLFTPDPAHIGQPARSTSQADAAGPELLHGTPPWLVDKLSAIVGRKNVLGSLSDLIRFASDGSPYRRIPQVVVRPRNEDDLSQLMVFAQRERRHLTFRAAGTSLNGQASSNDILVDLKTHFQGLEVLDDGAKLWSRPGTILGDAQAILGRSGVMLGPDPGSTSVCTIGGVIADNAGGMRCSIERDTYHCIEHARIVLPSGSVVDTAQGDEAFKLQEPALHQGLLELRDRIRSDSQLVQRLRTKFSIRNTNGLRLDAFLDEDQPVRILLKLMVSSEGTLGAVTESVIRTVPLPKKRAVAWVMLNDIRDAANYVSPLMQTGAEACELLVAPVLKRSVGNFPEAPSSWSSIPDNSAALLLEVGGVDEHALDKAIERATKVLSEAKLIAPLQFDKTAEGQRGAWHIRNGLFGVIGSDRAQGTALITEDVCFPPEKIGEAAADLLDLLAAYGYPEMVMGHAAFGNLHFFILPHFGIQEEREKYARFLDDLASLVLDDYDGSLKAEHGTGLNMAPFLEREWGTQAWNLMWEVKRLLDPAGILSPDVKLTKSQDIHLKNFKTFPQLEEEINPCVECGFCEPVCPSRHVTVTPRQRIVLRREMARQKQGSPVLKKLQEEYQYAAIDMCAADGVCSIACPISIDTGKVMKGFRSAQTTHTAQKVALSGAQKWDVVEKLVRGGVISAHALGTNTIKVLSDAARGVINPDILPTVPGELPKAAQRLPSTQREGACAVYFPACINRMFGPSPHSAPDSLDLPHSIVELGRRAGAPVWIPENVAGLCCGTPWSSKGYDEALAFTVGSIVNAMWNWSSQGKLPIIIDASSCVHGLLDNASGTLNGEDLERFHALRILDVVEWLDAEVIDHLTITENIGTVGLHPTCSIQHMGLVDTLIHVAAATGSVTIPSGAHCCGAAGDRVMLHPELTESATREERAALNAEKCDCFVASNRTCEMGLEMMSGKPFEHVATLLERVSRPVISP from the coding sequence ATGAAGAAACTATTCACCCCAGATCCAGCCCACATTGGACAGCCAGCCAGGTCCACCTCTCAAGCTGATGCAGCAGGTCCTGAACTATTACACGGCACGCCCCCATGGCTCGTCGATAAGCTTTCCGCAATAGTAGGACGCAAGAACGTTTTAGGCTCATTATCAGATCTCATCCGTTTCGCCTCCGATGGCTCCCCCTACCGGCGGATACCCCAAGTCGTGGTTCGTCCGCGAAACGAAGATGATCTTTCCCAGTTGATGGTTTTTGCTCAGCGGGAACGGCGGCACCTCACGTTCCGAGCCGCCGGAACCTCGCTTAATGGTCAAGCCTCCAGTAATGACATTCTGGTCGACCTCAAAACCCACTTTCAAGGCCTAGAGGTACTCGATGATGGCGCAAAACTCTGGTCCCGCCCAGGCACAATCTTAGGCGACGCCCAAGCGATCCTTGGCAGGTCAGGAGTGATGCTCGGCCCCGACCCTGGATCCACCTCTGTATGTACGATTGGCGGCGTTATCGCAGATAATGCGGGAGGAATGCGCTGCTCAATAGAGAGGGACACCTACCATTGCATAGAACATGCCCGCATTGTTTTACCCAGTGGGTCGGTAGTCGACACCGCACAAGGAGACGAGGCTTTCAAGCTTCAGGAACCCGCACTCCATCAAGGTTTGCTCGAATTACGCGATCGTATTCGCTCAGATTCTCAGCTTGTTCAGCGCTTGCGTACCAAGTTTTCTATCCGCAACACCAACGGGCTGCGTCTCGACGCTTTTCTCGATGAGGATCAACCCGTACGCATTTTGCTCAAGCTTATGGTGAGCTCCGAGGGAACTCTCGGAGCCGTAACAGAATCCGTTATCCGCACAGTTCCGCTGCCAAAGAAAAGGGCTGTGGCCTGGGTGATGCTTAATGACATTAGAGACGCAGCAAACTACGTCAGTCCACTTATGCAAACCGGAGCGGAAGCATGCGAATTGCTCGTTGCGCCTGTCCTTAAGCGCTCCGTCGGCAACTTCCCCGAAGCTCCCAGTTCTTGGAGCTCCATTCCGGACAATAGCGCTGCCCTACTCTTAGAGGTAGGTGGCGTTGATGAACATGCGCTCGATAAAGCTATCGAGCGGGCCACGAAGGTTTTATCCGAGGCAAAACTCATCGCTCCGCTTCAGTTTGACAAGACCGCAGAGGGGCAACGCGGAGCGTGGCACATCCGCAACGGACTTTTCGGCGTTATTGGGTCCGATCGCGCTCAGGGAACTGCCCTTATTACTGAAGACGTCTGCTTCCCGCCTGAAAAAATTGGTGAAGCTGCTGCCGATTTGCTTGATCTACTTGCCGCGTACGGGTATCCCGAAATGGTCATGGGCCATGCAGCTTTTGGAAACTTGCACTTCTTCATCCTCCCGCACTTTGGCATACAAGAAGAACGTGAAAAATACGCCAGATTCCTGGACGATCTGGCAAGCCTCGTTCTTGACGATTATGACGGTTCACTCAAAGCAGAACACGGAACTGGCCTCAACATGGCCCCCTTCTTGGAACGCGAATGGGGAACACAAGCCTGGAACCTCATGTGGGAAGTAAAACGTCTTCTGGACCCAGCCGGGATCCTCTCCCCTGACGTCAAGCTCACAAAGTCGCAGGATATTCACCTCAAAAACTTTAAAACTTTCCCGCAGCTAGAAGAAGAGATTAATCCTTGCGTCGAATGCGGTTTTTGCGAACCTGTGTGTCCTTCTCGACATGTCACTGTAACTCCCAGGCAGAGAATCGTATTACGTCGAGAAATGGCGCGACAAAAGCAGGGCTCCCCTGTGCTGAAAAAGCTGCAGGAAGAGTACCAATACGCCGCAATCGATATGTGTGCTGCAGACGGAGTGTGTTCTATCGCCTGCCCGATCAGTATTGATACCGGAAAAGTGATGAAAGGCTTCCGATCTGCTCAGACAACGCATACCGCGCAAAAAGTCGCCTTATCAGGCGCGCAAAAATGGGATGTCGTGGAAAAACTAGTCCGCGGTGGGGTTATAAGCGCTCATGCCCTTGGTACCAACACAATAAAAGTACTCTCTGACGCGGCTCGCGGGGTCATCAACCCCGATATCCTTCCCACTGTGCCTGGCGAACTTCCCAAAGCAGCCCAACGATTGCCCAGCACCCAACGCGAGGGAGCCTGTGCGGTGTATTTTCCAGCATGCATCAACAGAATGTTCGGGCCTTCGCCACATTCTGCCCCTGACTCTCTTGATCTACCCCATTCCATCGTGGAACTGGGCCGTCGGGCCGGAGCACCCGTATGGATCCCAGAGAACGTCGCAGGGCTTTGCTGCGGCACACCTTGGTCATCAAAAGGATACGACGAGGCTTTAGCTTTCACAGTTGGATCAATAGTCAATGCCATGTGGAACTGGTCTTCCCAAGGGAAACTTCCCATCATTATCGATGCGTCAAGCTGTGTCCATGGACTACTAGACAATGCCTCCGGCACCCTTAACGGAGAAGACCTAGAACGATTCCATGCTTTAAGAATTCTGGACGTAGTGGAATGGCTCGATGCTGAAGTTATCGACCACCTTACAATTACGGAAAATATAGGGACTGTCGGGCTGCACCCTACGTGTTCCATCCAACACATGGGGCTGGTCGATACGCTCATTCATGTAGCAGCTGCCACAGGATCAGTAACGATTCCCTCCGGCGCTCATTGTTGCGGCGCTGCTGGAGATCGGGTGATGCTTCATCCCGAGCTAACGGAATCCGCTACTCGCGAAGAACGCGCTGCGCTCAATGCAGAGAAGTGCGATTGCTTTGTAGCCTCCAATCGCACATGCGAGATGGGGCTTGAGATGATGTCTGGAAAACCCTTCGAGCATGTGGCAACCCTCCTGGAGCGAGTATCCCGTCCAGTAATATCCCCTTAA
- a CDS encoding class I SAM-dependent methyltransferase, with the protein MKGHSGSRDHLVRINAEMWPSIATVPEGFRVKMKARKAESGFAAACSKAGLRLDGEDPDLVVVEETLFRRIAEAGWLGLAEGYMAEEWTSERLVDVLVKLFAVGYNPKASHASLGGEYQGKEIPPQLIRLFSGDGMSVHGTVFSSGVPTTERTSVRSFVRGAGKTNEPASHFVDVTTVSDPTVVEKADLGDGQLRATTMLLDAAHVHAGTHLLDFPSSGPALAINAAHRRATVDVLTADREHSQDMKYVLDLAEVEGSVHVELLDTAIPEAAVWPMSYDVITSVEKLELMGPRMRKRYVQTLDRLLTAGGFLAAQSVVLTGLMPDVTTNALGVCKAYIWPALDLMTMENVHKLFDVSSDLRITAETHVGGHYQEGLRLQRATFEGLLREAAADGFDPVYRRLWVFQLAIREALFRVGALDAVQITATTRNRRRRR; encoded by the coding sequence GTGAAAGGACATTCAGGCTCGCGTGATCATCTTGTGCGTATCAACGCCGAAATGTGGCCAAGCATAGCCACTGTGCCTGAGGGCTTTCGGGTTAAAATGAAGGCTCGTAAAGCGGAATCGGGGTTTGCTGCTGCTTGTTCCAAAGCCGGCTTGCGCCTTGATGGCGAGGATCCGGATCTTGTTGTAGTAGAGGAAACCTTGTTTCGTCGAATAGCTGAGGCGGGTTGGCTTGGGCTTGCCGAAGGCTATATGGCGGAAGAATGGACGTCTGAACGGCTGGTTGACGTACTAGTAAAGCTTTTTGCTGTGGGGTATAACCCGAAGGCCTCCCATGCCTCGTTAGGTGGCGAGTACCAGGGGAAAGAGATTCCGCCACAACTTATCAGGCTGTTTTCTGGGGACGGAATGAGTGTTCATGGGACAGTCTTTTCCTCAGGTGTTCCCACCACGGAGAGAACCTCTGTAAGAAGTTTTGTCAGAGGCGCGGGAAAAACTAACGAACCAGCAAGTCACTTTGTGGATGTCACGACGGTAAGCGACCCCACGGTAGTGGAGAAGGCCGATCTCGGGGATGGGCAGCTACGCGCAACAACGATGCTTCTCGACGCAGCACACGTGCATGCAGGGACGCATCTCCTTGATTTTCCCAGTTCTGGGCCCGCCTTAGCGATCAATGCAGCGCACCGGCGTGCAACTGTTGATGTTTTGACAGCTGATCGTGAGCATTCTCAAGACATGAAGTACGTGCTAGACCTTGCGGAAGTTGAGGGCAGCGTTCATGTGGAGTTGCTTGATACTGCGATACCAGAAGCTGCTGTATGGCCTATGAGCTATGACGTGATTACCAGCGTGGAAAAGCTTGAGCTTATGGGGCCACGAATGCGTAAACGCTATGTACAAACGCTTGATCGCTTGCTTACTGCGGGTGGTTTTCTTGCAGCGCAATCCGTAGTTCTGACTGGCCTTATGCCGGATGTCACCACAAACGCGTTAGGTGTGTGCAAAGCGTATATTTGGCCTGCTTTAGACCTTATGACGATGGAGAACGTGCATAAGCTTTTCGACGTCTCCTCGGATTTGAGAATAACTGCGGAAACGCATGTCGGGGGCCATTATCAGGAAGGACTGCGCCTGCAACGAGCCACATTTGAGGGCCTCCTACGAGAGGCTGCTGCAGATGGTTTTGACCCGGTATACCGGCGGCTATGGGTATTCCAATTGGCTATTCGGGAAGCGCTATTTCGCGTTGGAGCGTTGGATGCTGTACAGATTACGGCGACAACAAGGAACCGCAGGCGACGTCGATAG
- a CDS encoding MFS transporter, with protein MMSSSTAPAIAEHNTHGTARPKVDKAMRRKIITASLVGTTIEFYDFYAYATAAVAVFPHLFFPKNEDPTVGLLASFATFGLAFVARPLGSIIFGHFGDRIGRKATLVGSLLTMGIATFLIAFLPTYAQIGIAAPALLALMRFCQGLGLGGEWSGAALLATETAEKGKRAWAAMWPQLGAPFGFLLANGFFLFLVTTLGHTNGDLEGAFMTWGWRIPFAMSAVMVIIGLWVRFTLEETPVFKAAVKSGKKVKTPLTEAFKTAWRPMILGTFIMLSCYTLFYLVTTWVLSYGIGKKDLGLGLGIPYIDFLKLQLISIVAFIIGIPLAGQMADRRGRKSSLIGISIVMIVFGLSFKLFLDPATATEGSVLAFLTIGMFIMGLIFGPMSAVLPELFPTNVRYTGSGISYNVSSILGAAVAPFIATALVHSYGVGAVGIYLIVVSLITLVAVFCMKETRHFDMSEI; from the coding sequence ATGATGAGCTCATCGACCGCCCCCGCCATAGCGGAGCACAATACCCATGGGACAGCACGTCCAAAAGTAGATAAAGCCATGAGACGTAAAATCATCACCGCTTCCCTTGTGGGAACTACCATTGAGTTCTACGATTTTTACGCTTATGCCACTGCCGCAGTTGCGGTATTCCCCCACCTGTTCTTCCCCAAAAATGAAGATCCAACCGTTGGTCTGCTCGCGTCTTTTGCCACGTTCGGCTTAGCCTTTGTAGCTCGCCCACTGGGTTCTATCATTTTCGGGCATTTTGGGGATCGTATTGGGCGAAAAGCCACTCTCGTAGGCTCCTTGCTTACGATGGGCATAGCCACTTTTCTTATCGCATTCCTACCCACATACGCCCAAATAGGTATAGCCGCACCCGCACTTTTGGCTCTCATGCGGTTTTGTCAAGGTCTGGGATTGGGAGGCGAATGGTCAGGAGCCGCCCTTTTAGCAACTGAAACAGCTGAAAAAGGCAAACGAGCCTGGGCTGCAATGTGGCCACAATTAGGAGCCCCTTTTGGTTTCCTCCTGGCCAACGGTTTCTTCCTATTTTTGGTCACCACCTTGGGACACACAAACGGTGATCTTGAGGGTGCCTTCATGACATGGGGTTGGCGGATCCCCTTCGCGATGTCTGCAGTAATGGTGATTATCGGTTTGTGGGTTCGCTTTACCCTTGAAGAAACCCCCGTTTTTAAAGCAGCAGTAAAGTCCGGCAAGAAGGTAAAAACTCCGCTGACCGAGGCTTTCAAGACAGCTTGGCGCCCCATGATCTTGGGAACTTTCATCATGCTGAGCTGCTACACACTGTTTTACCTAGTCACCACATGGGTGCTGTCCTATGGCATCGGCAAAAAGGACCTTGGACTGGGGCTGGGGATCCCCTATATTGACTTCCTCAAACTCCAGCTTATTTCTATCGTCGCTTTCATCATCGGCATCCCGCTGGCAGGACAAATGGCAGATCGTCGCGGCCGAAAGTCCTCACTCATTGGCATCTCGATAGTCATGATCGTTTTCGGTTTGTCGTTTAAACTCTTCCTCGATCCCGCAACGGCTACCGAGGGCAGCGTCTTGGCTTTCCTCACGATCGGAATGTTTATCATGGGTCTCATCTTCGGCCCTATGTCTGCGGTTCTCCCAGAGCTATTCCCCACCAATGTGCGATATACAGGATCGGGAATTAGTTACAACGTTTCATCCATCCTGGGTGCTGCAGTAGCCCCCTTCATTGCTACCGCTCTTGTTCATTCTTATGGAGTGGGAGCGGTCGGAATCTACCTCATCGTCGTATCACTCATCACGTTGGTCGCAGTTTTCTGTATGAAAGAAACACGGCATTTTGATATGTCTGAAATCTAG